The sequence GGCCGGTGGGAGGCCGACGATTTCCTCGACAATGACGGGATCACCGACACGGCGCTGCCGATCCGCGTCGCGTTGGAGATCTCGGGCGACCGCATGGTGCTGGACTTCGCAGGCTCCGCCACCGTGACCGCCGGGCCGGTCAACATCGCCCTGCCGACGGCGGTGGCCACGGCTTACGTGGCGATCAAGCACATCTTCCCCGACCTGCCCGCGAATGCCGGGGTGATGCGCCCGATCGACGTGCGCGTGCCCGACGGATCGCTCCTCTCCGCCGAATTTCCCGCCCCCGTCGGCGGGTATACCGAGACGATCCTGCGGATGATCGACGTGATCTTCTCGGCCGCAGCCCAGGCGGCGCCGGAGCGTGTGGTCGCCAACGCCTACGGCACGATCAACGCGCTCTCCATCGCCGGCAAGCGCGCCAACGGGCAGCGCTGGGTGATGTTCAGCTTCTACGGCGGCGGGCATGGCGGCTCGGACGACTGCGATGGACTCAACCACGGCAACGCGCCGATCTCCACCGCGACGATCCCGCCGATGGAGATCCTGGAGGCCGCCTATCCCGTCATGTTCCGCCAGTGGGCGCTGCGCCCGGATAGTGCAGGGGCGGGCCAGCATCGCGGCGGGCTAGGCGCGGTCTACGAGATCGAATTGCTGGAGGAAAAGGCCGAGGCCTTCCTGTTCGGCGAGCGGGGCCGGTTCGCCCCGCGCGGCGTCGCGGGCGGGGGCGAGGGCGCTATGAACGTCTTCCACTACCAGCAGGACGACGGCTGGCACGAACCACCGCTCGCCTCCAAGATGCTCGGCATCAAGCTGACCCGGGGCCAGGCCGTGCGCCTCGAAACGCCCGGCGGCGGGGGCTACGGCACGCCTGGTGCGCGCTCACCCGAGGCCGTCGCCCGCGACGTCGCCCTCGGCTACCTCACTGCGGAGACCGCGACCGAAACCTACGGCCCGGGCTGGCAGGAGGTCGACCCATGAGCCGCATGATCGGCGTCGACGTGGGCGGCACCTTCACCGACGTCTTCGTGCTGGATGAGGCGACGGGCAAGGCCGCGGTAGCCAAGGTGCCGACGACGCGGCCCGACCAGTCGGGCGGGTTCCTCGACGGGATCTCCCGCCAGGTCGACGACCTCTCCACCGTCGATGTCGTGGTGCACGGCACGACCGCCGGGACCAACGCGCTGCTGGAGCGCAAGGGCGCCCGGATCGGGGTGATCACGACCGAGGGCCTGCGCGACGTCCTCGAAATGCGCCGCCGCGACCGGCCGCGGACCTGGGGCCTCCGCGGCGATTTCGAGCCCGTCGTCCCGCGCGACCTGCGCCTCGAAGTGCCCGAGCGCACGCTGGCCGACGGCACGATCCGGACGCACGTCGATCTCGACCGCGTACGTGAGGCGGCCGCCGCGCTGCTGAATAAGGGGTGCACCGCCGTCGCGATCCTCTTCGCCAACGCCTATGCGAACCGGGAGAACGAGGCTCGCGCCGTCGAGGCCGTGCGCGCCATCTGGCCGAACCCGCATGTGAGCTGCTCCTCCGAGATCCTGCCCGAGATCCGCGAGTTCGAGCGCTTTTCCACCACCGCGCTCAACGCCTACCTGCAGCCCGAGGTGTCGGGCTACATCCACCGGCTCGACGGCGCGCTGAAGAGCGGCGGGAGCCGTGGCGAATTCCTGATTGTCCAATCGAACGGCGGTGTCATGGGGACGGACACTGCCTGCCGGCTGCCAGTGCGCACGGCCCTCTCGGGCCCGGCAGCCGGCGTCATTGCAGCGGGTCACATCGCGCGAACGGCGGGGTTCCACAACGTGATCACCGGCGACATGGGCGGCACCAGTTTCGATGTCGCCCTGATCGCGGAGGGCCAGTCGCAACTCGCCCCGCAGACCTCGATCGACTTCGGCATGGTCGTGCGCACGCCGATGATCGAGATCACGACGATCGGGGCAGGCGGCGGCTCCATTGCCTGGGTCGATAAGGGCGGACTACTGAACATCGGCCCCGAAAGCGCGGGCTCCACCCCCGGCCCCGTCGCCTACGGGCAGGGCAACACCCGGCCGACAGTGACCGATGCCAACGTGGTGCTGGGCCGGATCGACCCCGAGAACCCGATCGGCGGCAAGCTCGATCGCCTCGACGTAGCAGGTGCTGCCGCGGCCATCGACGCGCATGTCGGCGAGGTCCTCGGCCTGTCGACGACCAAAGCGGCCGAGGCAATTCTGACGGTCGCGAATTCCCGCATGGCCGGCGCCATCCGGCTGGTCTCCATCGAGCGCGGCTTCGATCCCAAGCGCTTCGCCTTCATGCCCTTCGGCGGCGGCGGTGCGCTGCACACCGGCGCGATGCTGAAGGAGGTCGGGATCGGCCGCGCGATCGTGCCGCGCTATCCCGGCGTGACCTCGGCCATGGGGTGCGTCATCGCCGATATGCGCCAGGACTTCGTGCAGACCGTCAACAGCCTGACCGCCGGGCTCGACACATGCACGCTGGGGCAGGTCATGCAGCGCCATGTCGACGAGGGCCTCGCGCTGCTCGACGCCGCGAAATCCAGCTTCGAGGCGCGCGACACGGTCTTCGAACTCGACATGGCCTATGTCGGGCAGACCCACACCGTCTCCGTCCCGATCCCGGTTTCGGTGGTCGAGGGCACGGTCTCGGCCCCCAGCGTGGCGGAGATCGAGGACGCCTTCGACACCGCCTACACCGCAACCTATGGCCGCCTGCTGAAGGACGGCACCCGGCGGGTGATGAACCTGCGCAGCGCCGTGATCGGGCGGCGGCCGAAGTTCGACCTGACGACGCTCGCACCGCAGGGCGGGCGGGTCGAGGACGCGCTCACCGGCACGCGCCGCGTGCATTTCGGCGACGCCTGGCACGAGACGTCGATCTACGACCGCCTGGCCTTGCCAGTCGGGGCCGAGATCAAGGGGCCGGCCATCCTCGTCCAGCCGGACACGACCGTCCTGATCGACCCCGGCCTGACCGGCTCGGTCGACGCCTGCGGCAACACGATCATCACGCCGGATCCGGCGCATGACAGCGGGGGACTGACATGAGCGACACGATCGACCCGAAACGCACCGCGCTGCTCACTATCGATCTGCAGAACGACTTCCTGCACCCCGAGGGCGCCTACGGCCGGGCCGGGCAGACCTCCGAGGCGATCTCCGCGCTTCCGGCCCGGATCAAACCCGTCGCGGAGGCCCTTCGCGCGAAGGGCGGGACCTATGTGAGCGCGCAGTTCACGCTCGTCCCGGGGCCGGGCGGCGAGCCGCTGATCGCGCCGCACCTCAAGAAGCTGAGGCCATTTCTCGGCAAGGGCGACTTCGCTCCCGGCGCCTTCGGCCATGCCCTCGTCGATGAGCTCGCCCCGGCGGACTACACGATCGAGAAGGTCGCCTATTCCGCGCTCTACCAGACGCGGCTGGAATACATCTTGCGCGCCCTCGACATCGATACCCTGATCATCGGTGGCATCGTCACGAATGGCGGTGTGGCGAGCACCGTGCGGGACGCGCATCTGCGCAACATCCACACGGTGCTCCTGTCCGACGGCTGCGCGGCCTTCCGGCAGGAGGTGCATGACGCGACGCTGGTCTCGCTCGCCTCGGTCACGCAAGTCACGACCTGTGCGGAGATGGTGGAGGCGCTGTCATGACCCTTCGACGCCGCCTCGGCCAAGACGACATCCTGATCGCACCGGGCGTGTTCGACGGCCTGACCGCCGCATTGGCCGAACAGGCGGGGTTCGAGGCGCTCTACCTTTCCGGCGCGGCCGTCGCCTACACCCGGCTTGGCCGCCCCGATATCGGCCTGACATCGGTGTCGGAGATGACGGACACGCTGGCCCTCATCCGCGACCGCGTCGACCTGCCGATCATCATCGACGCCGACACCGGTTTCGGGAACGCGCTGAACGCGCAACGCACCATGCGCCTCTACGAGCGGGCAGGGGCCAATGCGCTGCAGGTCGAGGACCAGACCTATCCGAAGCGCTGCGGCCACCTGTCCGACAAATCCCTGATCCCCGCGGGCGAGATGGTCGGCAAGATCGCGGCCATGGCCGATGCGCGCGCCACCGACGACACGCTCATCATCGCGCGCACCGACGCCGTCGCGGTCGAGGGCTTCGAGCAGGCTCTCGGGCGCGCCGAAGCCTATGTCGCCGCCGGCGCCGACGTCCTTTTCATCGAGGCGCTGCGGTCGGAGGAGGAGCTCCGCGTCGCCGCCGCGCAGTTCCGCGGCCGCATCCCGCTTCTGGCCAACATGGTCGAGGGCGGGGCCACGCCGATCCAGAGCGCACCGGATCTGGAGGCGCTGGGCTTCTCCATCGTGATCTTCCCCGGCGGCATCGTGCGCGCCATGGCCCGCACGGCGGAGGCCTATTATGGCAGCCTGCGCGCGAATGGCAGCAACCGTCCGTTCGCCGACCGGATGTTCGATTTCGACGGCCTGAACGCGCGCATCGGTACGGCGGAGATGCTCGCGCTCGGCGAATGCTACGAAGACGACAGCAGGGGTTGACCGGTGGCCGTCCTGCCCACGCCGCCCGAGGGCTTCGAGATCCATGTCCCGGTGCTGGTCATCGGGGCCGGCGCCTGCGGCCTGACGGCGGCCCTCTCGATCGTCGATGCGGGCGGCGAGGTGCTCGTGATCGAGGCTGACGCCGTTCCGGCCGGATCAACGGCCCTCTCGGCCGGTCTGATCCCGGCCGCCGGCACCCGCTTTCAGCGCGCGGCGGGGATCGAGGACAGCCCAGACCTCTTCGCCGCCGACATCCAGGCCAAGGCGAAGGGAGAGAACCCTCAGCCGCTGGTCGATCTCCTCGCACGCGAAGCCGGCGCGACCGTCGAGTGGCTGGCCGACCGCTTCGCGCTGCCCTTCTCGGTCGTCGACGATTTCGACTATCCGGGCCACGCGCGGAGGCGGATGCACGGCCTTCCGACCCGCTCGGGCCGGGAGCTCGTCGACCGTCTCCGACATGCCTGCGAGGCCGCGTCGGTCGACATCATCTGCAACCGCCGCGCGACGACGCTGTTCGTGGACGGCGACCGAACCACGGGGGTGGAGATGGACGGCCCGGAGGGGCCGGAGCGTGTGGGCTGCGCGGCGCTGATCCTCGCCTGCAACGGCTACGGCGGGAACCGCGCGATGGTCGCACGCCACATGCCGGAGATCGAGAACGCCCTCTGGTTCGGTCACGACGGCAACCGCGGTGACGCCGTGTGCTGGGGCGATGCGCTGGGCGCCGAGAGCCTGCATCTGGGCGCCTATCAGGGCCACGGCAACGTCGCGCACCCGCAGGGCATCCTGATCACCTGGGCCGTCATCACCGGCGGCGGCATCCAAGTGAACCTGCGCAGCGAGCGGTTCTGGGACGAAAGCCAGGGCTATTCCGAAGCGGCCCGCGCGGTTCTCGCCCAGCCCGAGGGCGTCGCCTGGACGATCTTCGACACCCGCATCGCGTCCGTCGCGCGGCAGTTCCAGGATTTCAAGGATGCCGAGGCCATGGGCGCGATCCGCGAGGCCGCCACGGTGCCGGAACTTGCCGAGGTCACGGGTCTACCCGAGGACGCGTTGGCTAGCAGTCTCGCATCCGTCGCCGTCGGCCAGACCGACGTCTTCGGGCGCCACTACGACGGCCCGCCGCTTGCGCCTCCATACTGCGCGGTGAAGGTCACCGGGGCGCTCTTCCACACGCAGGGCGGGCTCAACATCACTACGGACGCGCGGGTTCGGCGCCGCGACGGCACTCCCTTTCCCAACCTCTTCGCCGCAGGCGGTGCTGCGGTTGGCGTCTCGGGCACGGGCGACAGCGGATACCTGTCGGGAAACGGCCTGCTCTCCGCGATCGTGCTTGGCCACGTCGCCGGGCGAGTTGCAACTGCTAACACATGAAAGATGATACCTGATGGATGTTACACAAGCCATGGCGCCTTGATTGGGTGGAGCCGTTCCACATGAGGGATCAACTGACAGAGGCCGAGCATTCGATGGCCGAAAGCGCGCGCGCCTAAGCGCAAGACGAGCTGCCACGGTGGATGATCCGGGCGTATTTCGCGGCATGTGCACCGTCTCGCTTACCTTTCGCTCCCAGAACGAGACGATCGACTTGCCCTGCCGGTATCCGTGTCCTTCCCCCCTAGAACTGGGCCATTACATTGGCCGCGAGAGGGGGATTGGGCATGGCGAGGAAGCGACATTCAGACGAAGACATCTTGAAGCTGCTGCGTGAGATCGAGCTGAAGCTGACGGCGGGCGATGACGTGGCCACTGCATGCCGCGGCGTCGGGATCAGCGACGCGACATACTACAACTGGCGGAAACGGTTTGGCGGGATGGGCCGGTCGCAGCTGTCGGAGATGAAGAGTTTGGAGAAAGAGAACGCCCGACTGAAGAAGATCGTCGCCGAGCTCGAACTGGACAAGCTCATACTCAAGGAAAGCCTGAACCACCTAAAGCCCAGGGCCTGACCACAGAGGAGCTTCGTCAGGCCGTCCTTCACACACGCCAGAAGCTTGCCACGTCTGAGCGGCGGACCTGCCGGGTGATTGGCCTGGCGCGGAGCTCCCTGCAATATCAGCCAACACAGAGAGACGATGATGCGCTACGGTTGGCTCTGATCCGGTTGGCGAAGCAGTACGGGCGATATGGCTACCGCAAGATCACGGAGCTGCTTCACATGGAAGGCTGGCGGGTCAATCACAAGAAGGTCGAGCGGCTCTGGCGTGAGGAAGGATTGCAGCTTCCGCAGCGGCACAAAAAGCGCAAGCGGCTCTACCACAAGGGCAGCTCGATCATCCGGCTTCGGCCCACGCACCCGAACCATGTTTGGGCAATAGACTTCGTGCATGACAAGCTCAGCAATGGGCGCAGTTACAAGATGCTGACGGTTCTCGACGAGTTCACGCGGCAGGCCTTGGCTGTTGTGGTCCGCACCAAGATGGGTGCCGACGAAGTTCTCGAAGCACTCTATCCGCTCCTGCTGCGCCACGGTTCCCCGGAGTATATCCGGTCCGATAACGGACCCGAGTTCGCAGCAGAGGCGATGCAGGGCTGGCTTCGGCGTGTTGGGATCAAGCCCATCCGCATCTACCCAGGATCACCCTGGGAGAACGGATACAACGAGCGCTTCAATGGGACATTACGGCGAGAGGTTCTCAATGCGGAGTGGTTCACGACGACCAAGCAAGCTCAGATCGTCATCAATCACTGGCTCAGGCAGTACAATCACACCCGACCGCATCAGGCACTCAACATGCGCCCACCCGTTCCTGAAACAATATTAGAGAAACCCCTGATCAGTGGCCCAGACACAGGGGGCTAGACAGCCACGAGCGGCGCCATCCCGTCGGTCTCGAAAGCCGATTACGTCGACGCCTACGCTGCGCAATGGGGCGCGCGACCCAGCACAGCCGCTGTGCCCGATACGGCACGCCGGCAACGTCCGACCGCTCACAAAGCTCCGATCCCACGAGCGCCCGCGGCCCGACGCGTCGCTGCAGGGTCAAGCCAAGAGGGCTGAGCAGGTCCGATGGCCTGTCCGGGATCGTCGGTCCCCCTCGAGCCGAGAGGACCGACGATCCCGACACGCCACGGAAGAGAACATGAAGTATCACACGCCCCGCCCGACACTGGCCGATGTCCTGCACTGGGCGGAGACAACCGGCAAACCCCAGGATCCGATCCGCGAGCTGCGCCGCATCCCCGCGCGGCTCGGGCTGCTCGACGCCGATCTCGCGGCCCTCCCCGCCGATCCCGTCGCATTCAACCGCAACATCGCAGGACGTCCGGGCGCGGCCTTTCCGCGCGCGCGCAATGTCGGTGCAGCCTGTGCCCGCGCGGACAGTCGCGTGCGCGGTCTGCTCCGGCAGTATCTCGACGTCTGGGGACTGACCGCTGCTGCCGATCCTCGCGACCGCGCAGCATGGACTGCGCTCGCGGATATCATCGCGGCCAATGAGGGTCCGCCCCGGACCGGCCGCCGCTGGAATACCGGACGGCACCGGACCCTGTCGGTCCTGCGCGCGCGGTGCCGTTGCGCGCCCGCGGACGTGACGCAGGAGGAGATCAATCGTATCAGCGGTGAAGCGACGGCAGAGGACCGTAGATCGCTCCGAAAGGCGGTGCAGTTCCTGAACGGCCTGCGCGATGACCTCCTCGAGATTCCGGAGCTCGCGGCTCACCTTCCGGCGGAGAGGCTTCATGTGCCGGCCGGCTCGTCGCGCGCCCGTCGTATCGACTGGTCCACGCTGCCCGCATCCTTCCGCGCCGCCTTCGACGCCGCCGCCTCTGCGGCCGTTGCCGGCGAGGATGACCATGGCGAGGCGCTCCTGGCGCGTCTCGAAGCCGGAGAGGACCCGGAATACGTCATGGCCGAGGCCGATCGTTCTGCCGCGAAGATGCGAAGCCTGCGCAAGCCGGACGCCGCCCGCACGCGCTATCGCGAGACGGTCTCCTGGTTGCTGCGCGCCTGGGAGGATGAGGGCGGGGATCCGGCCGAGTTGCGCGATCTCGGCGAGCTGACGACCCGGACGGTCATCGAGGCGGCGATCCGATCGCAGATTGCCCGCTCGGATGCGGCGCCCGATCTCAAGAACGCTCTCGACAGCGACACGCTGAAACTGCGGCTTGCGAACCTGTCGGCCTTTGCCCGTCATGGGCTGAACGACAGGAGTGTTCCGGCGATCGTGGAGCTGCTCAAGTCTAAGCATCTGGACAAGCCGCGGGCGAGGCGCAGGGTCGCGCGGGAGACCGGTGTCGTGGCCGAGGTCGATGCGATCGCGGCGCTGTTGCACGGCAGTCCCGCGGTCGCCGCACGATGGGTGCGCGCGCCCGAACTGATCGCCCGCTCCGCCGAGGATGCGATCCGGATGGCCCGTGCGGCCGGGTCCCCGTCGCGCGAGGTAACGGCCTTGCGCCAGTATGGCGCGGCCGTTGCTGCGGCCATGCAGCTGTCGCGGCCGCTGCGGCCCTCGTGCCTGCGGTTGACCCG is a genomic window of Pontivivens ytuae containing:
- a CDS encoding hydantoinase B/oxoprolinase family protein, producing MTGDIDPITLAVLAGRMEQIADEMDATLFRAAFNPIIAEAHDASHGLYHATSGDTLVQGRSGLPIFVGVMSFAVKAVIEKAAEAGDLADGDIYIFNDAHMGGTHLSDMRLVRPYFHDGELFCYLASVGHWHDVGGAVPGNYNPSATEAFQEAFVLPPVKLARAGALQQDIIDILLRNTRLPQSAMGDLNGQLGALDLGVKRLDALLAEYGAKTVKAALDALQDRAEALMRAELAELPDGRWEADDFLDNDGITDTALPIRVALEISGDRMVLDFAGSATVTAGPVNIALPTAVATAYVAIKHIFPDLPANAGVMRPIDVRVPDGSLLSAEFPAPVGGYTETILRMIDVIFSAAAQAAPERVVANAYGTINALSIAGKRANGQRWVMFSFYGGGHGGSDDCDGLNHGNAPISTATIPPMEILEAAYPVMFRQWALRPDSAGAGQHRGGLGAVYEIELLEEKAEAFLFGERGRFAPRGVAGGGEGAMNVFHYQQDDGWHEPPLASKMLGIKLTRGQAVRLETPGGGGYGTPGARSPEAVARDVALGYLTAETATETYGPGWQEVDP
- a CDS encoding hydantoinase/oxoprolinase family protein → MSRMIGVDVGGTFTDVFVLDEATGKAAVAKVPTTRPDQSGGFLDGISRQVDDLSTVDVVVHGTTAGTNALLERKGARIGVITTEGLRDVLEMRRRDRPRTWGLRGDFEPVVPRDLRLEVPERTLADGTIRTHVDLDRVREAAAALLNKGCTAVAILFANAYANRENEARAVEAVRAIWPNPHVSCSSEILPEIREFERFSTTALNAYLQPEVSGYIHRLDGALKSGGSRGEFLIVQSNGGVMGTDTACRLPVRTALSGPAAGVIAAGHIARTAGFHNVITGDMGGTSFDVALIAEGQSQLAPQTSIDFGMVVRTPMIEITTIGAGGGSIAWVDKGGLLNIGPESAGSTPGPVAYGQGNTRPTVTDANVVLGRIDPENPIGGKLDRLDVAGAAAAIDAHVGEVLGLSTTKAAEAILTVANSRMAGAIRLVSIERGFDPKRFAFMPFGGGGALHTGAMLKEVGIGRAIVPRYPGVTSAMGCVIADMRQDFVQTVNSLTAGLDTCTLGQVMQRHVDEGLALLDAAKSSFEARDTVFELDMAYVGQTHTVSVPIPVSVVEGTVSAPSVAEIEDAFDTAYTATYGRLLKDGTRRVMNLRSAVIGRRPKFDLTTLAPQGGRVEDALTGTRRVHFGDAWHETSIYDRLALPVGAEIKGPAILVQPDTTVLIDPGLTGSVDACGNTIITPDPAHDSGGLT
- a CDS encoding isochorismatase family cysteine hydrolase, with the translated sequence MSDTIDPKRTALLTIDLQNDFLHPEGAYGRAGQTSEAISALPARIKPVAEALRAKGGTYVSAQFTLVPGPGGEPLIAPHLKKLRPFLGKGDFAPGAFGHALVDELAPADYTIEKVAYSALYQTRLEYILRALDIDTLIIGGIVTNGGVASTVRDAHLRNIHTVLLSDGCAAFRQEVHDATLVSLASVTQVTTCAEMVEALS
- a CDS encoding isocitrate lyase/PEP mutase family protein, encoding MTLRRRLGQDDILIAPGVFDGLTAALAEQAGFEALYLSGAAVAYTRLGRPDIGLTSVSEMTDTLALIRDRVDLPIIIDADTGFGNALNAQRTMRLYERAGANALQVEDQTYPKRCGHLSDKSLIPAGEMVGKIAAMADARATDDTLIIARTDAVAVEGFEQALGRAEAYVAAGADVLFIEALRSEEELRVAAAQFRGRIPLLANMVEGGATPIQSAPDLEALGFSIVIFPGGIVRAMARTAEAYYGSLRANGSNRPFADRMFDFDGLNARIGTAEMLALGECYEDDSRG
- a CDS encoding FAD-dependent oxidoreductase, coding for MAVLPTPPEGFEIHVPVLVIGAGACGLTAALSIVDAGGEVLVIEADAVPAGSTALSAGLIPAAGTRFQRAAGIEDSPDLFAADIQAKAKGENPQPLVDLLAREAGATVEWLADRFALPFSVVDDFDYPGHARRRMHGLPTRSGRELVDRLRHACEAASVDIICNRRATTLFVDGDRTTGVEMDGPEGPERVGCAALILACNGYGGNRAMVARHMPEIENALWFGHDGNRGDAVCWGDALGAESLHLGAYQGHGNVAHPQGILITWAVITGGGIQVNLRSERFWDESQGYSEAARAVLAQPEGVAWTIFDTRIASVARQFQDFKDAEAMGAIREAATVPELAEVTGLPEDALASSLASVAVGQTDVFGRHYDGPPLAPPYCAVKVTGALFHTQGGLNITTDARVRRRDGTPFPNLFAAGGAAVGVSGTGDSGYLSGNGLLSAIVLGHVAGRVATANT
- a CDS encoding IS3 family transposase (programmed frameshift), which translates into the protein MARKRHSDEDILKLLREIELKLTAGDDVATACRGVGISDATYYNWRKRFGGMGRSQLSEMKSLEKENARLKKIVAELELDKLILKESEPPKAQGLTTEELRQAVLHTRQKLATSERRTCRVIGLARSSLQYQPTQRDDDALRLALIRLAKQYGRYGYRKITELLHMEGWRVNHKKVERLWREEGLQLPQRHKKRKRLYHKGSSIIRLRPTHPNHVWAIDFVHDKLSNGRSYKMLTVLDEFTRQALAVVVRTKMGADEVLEALYPLLLRHGSPEYIRSDNGPEFAAEAMQGWLRRVGIKPIRIYPGSPWENGYNERFNGTLRREVLNAEWFTTTKQAQIVINHWLRQYNHTRPHQALNMRPPVPETILEKPLISGPDTGG